In one window of Pseudomonas chlororaphis subsp. chlororaphis DNA:
- a CDS encoding type I secretion system permease/ATPase, which produces MTSMEPGSSGVDPRLSFDDPLLDGLLILCKLHDCTVSRASLSAGLPLAQQRLSLDLLPRAAARASLQARLLRRELSAISRLNLPVLLILKHGRCAVLRRWGDDGQALILPSEAEGGEQWVSQAELNDDYSGQALFARPRHELEELRNSLVPRVEAWFRDTLKLSRWLYSDAILASLLINLLGLMVPLFVMQTYDRVVPNQATSTLWVLAIGLLIGTGFELVLRVVRAHLLDSAGKRTDVILSATLFERITGMAMKAKPATIGGFAQSIHDFQGLREFLTAVTLTSLIDLPFAVLMLLVIGLLGGWLVVIPLLAFPLTIVFAMLIQARLRDTVQKSLSLGAERQALLIETLGGLETLKACSAESERQHRWESTHGALTRLDSHARNLSALATNGTLFIQQFCGMATIVAGVYSIIAGNLSVGALVATYMLGSRVLAPLGQIAGLITRYQQAQLTMRSTDALMALPQERDARQRPLERTQLQGALALNQVTFRYQGQNAAALSNISFSMQPGERIGIIGRSGSGKSTLGRLVMGFYAPEEGQLLLDGLDLRQLDVADLRQQIGYVAHDLPLLAGSLRDNLTLGARYISDARMLEVAELTGVTELARQHPQGFDRPVGERGQLLSGGQRQAVLLARALLLDPPIMLLDEPTSAMDNSSEDALRQRLHAWVQGKTLLLVTHRTSMLSLVERLVVLDNGRIVADGPKEAVIDALRKGRVGSAAV; this is translated from the coding sequence GTGACCAGCATGGAACCCGGGAGCTCAGGCGTCGATCCGCGCCTGAGCTTTGATGACCCGTTGTTGGACGGATTGTTGATCCTCTGCAAACTGCACGACTGCACCGTCAGCCGGGCCAGCCTCAGCGCGGGGCTGCCTCTGGCCCAGCAACGCCTGAGCCTGGACCTGCTGCCCCGCGCCGCGGCCCGCGCCAGCCTGCAGGCCCGCCTGCTGCGGCGTGAGCTGTCGGCGATCTCCAGGCTCAACCTGCCGGTGCTGCTGATCCTCAAGCATGGCCGCTGTGCGGTCCTGCGCCGCTGGGGCGATGACGGCCAGGCGCTGATCCTGCCCAGCGAAGCCGAAGGCGGCGAGCAGTGGGTCAGCCAGGCGGAGCTGAACGATGACTACAGTGGCCAGGCGCTGTTCGCCCGGCCACGCCACGAACTGGAAGAACTGCGCAATTCCCTGGTGCCGCGGGTCGAAGCCTGGTTTCGCGACACCCTGAAACTCTCGCGCTGGCTGTACAGCGACGCGATCCTCGCCAGCCTGCTGATCAATCTCCTGGGGTTGATGGTGCCGCTGTTCGTCATGCAGACCTACGACCGCGTGGTGCCCAACCAGGCCACCTCGACCCTCTGGGTGCTGGCCATCGGCCTGTTGATCGGCACCGGCTTCGAGCTGGTGCTGCGAGTGGTGCGCGCCCATCTGCTGGACAGCGCCGGCAAGCGCACCGACGTGATCCTCTCCGCCACCCTGTTCGAGCGCATCACCGGCATGGCGATGAAAGCCAAGCCGGCGACCATCGGCGGCTTCGCCCAGAGCATCCATGACTTCCAGGGCCTGCGCGAGTTTCTCACCGCCGTGACCCTGACCAGCCTGATCGACCTGCCCTTCGCCGTGCTGATGCTGCTGGTGATCGGCCTGCTCGGCGGCTGGCTGGTGGTGATCCCGCTGCTGGCGTTTCCCCTGACCATCGTCTTCGCCATGCTGATCCAGGCCCGCCTGCGCGACACCGTGCAAAAGAGCCTGAGCCTGGGCGCCGAACGCCAGGCGCTGCTGATCGAGACCCTCGGCGGCCTGGAAACCCTCAAGGCCTGCAGCGCCGAAAGCGAACGCCAGCACCGGTGGGAAAGCACCCACGGCGCCCTCACCCGCCTCGATAGCCACGCGCGCAATCTCTCGGCCCTGGCCACCAACGGCACCCTGTTCATCCAGCAGTTCTGCGGCATGGCGACCATAGTCGCCGGGGTCTACAGCATCATCGCCGGCAACCTCAGCGTCGGCGCGCTGGTCGCCACCTACATGCTCGGCAGCCGGGTCCTGGCGCCGCTGGGGCAGATCGCAGGGCTGATCACCCGCTACCAGCAGGCGCAACTGACCATGCGCAGCACCGACGCCCTGATGGCCTTGCCCCAGGAACGCGATGCCCGCCAGCGCCCGCTGGAGCGCACGCAACTGCAAGGCGCGCTGGCGCTCAATCAGGTGACCTTCCGTTATCAGGGGCAGAATGCCGCGGCCCTGAGCAATATCAGCTTCAGCATGCAGCCCGGCGAACGCATCGGCATCATCGGCCGCAGCGGCTCCGGCAAGAGCACCCTGGGACGCCTGGTCATGGGTTTCTATGCCCCCGAGGAAGGCCAGTTGCTGCTGGACGGCCTGGACCTGCGCCAACTGGACGTGGCCGACCTGCGCCAGCAGATCGGCTATGTCGCCCACGACCTGCCGCTGCTGGCCGGCAGCCTGCGCGACAACCTGACCCTCGGCGCCCGCTACATCAGCGATGCGCGCATGCTCGAGGTCGCCGAGCTGACCGGAGTCACCGAGCTGGCCCGCCAGCATCCCCAAGGCTTCGACCGGCCGGTGGGCGAGCGTGGCCAGCTGCTGTCCGGCGGCCAGCGCCAGGCCGTGCTGCTGGCCCGAGCGCTGCTGCTGGACCCGCCGATCATGCTCCTGGACGAACCCACCAGCGCCATGGACAACAGCAGCGAAGACGCCCTGCGCCAGCGCCTGCACGCCTGGGTGCAAGGCAAGACCCTGCTGCTGGTGACCCACCGCACCTCGATGCTCAGCCTGGTGGAGCGGCTGGTGGTCCTGGACAACGGGCGGATCGTCGCCGACGGGCCGAAAGAAGCGGTCATCGATGCACTGCGCAAGGGCCGTGTCGGCTCTGCGGCGGTCTAG
- a CDS encoding TolC family outer membrane protein, translating to MRVFTPLSSAILLAMACIHQAQAMSLTEAIQSTLDNHPELRASQNNRLSADEDVKVAKGGFYPSLDLNAAYGRGYSDNTTTRALGNHHTETLTYTQSELRLRQMLFDGFNTANEVGRTQSVSNSRAYYTRGTAESLALRTIEVYLEVLKRRELVTLAKNNLQAHLRVNDQIGLRSERGVGSTADLDQSKARRALAENNYDTAQVDLADAEANFFSAVGRMPDELESLPSVRGEIPASLPDARQSMLENNPYLKSAQADVQAAESQYEVAKSPFYPRFDAEAAVGANDNVQGDKGHDNEWRVGVVMNYNLFRGGSDKARLQSDAHKINQAMDIRNNALRMLNENITLAWNAMLNAKKQTPTAREYAETTTRVRAAYQDQFGLGQRTLLDLLDSENELYNANRRYTEVRYTEEFSMYRVLANMGELLNKEKVVVPAEAIAQTEVKSEARLPEMR from the coding sequence ATGCGCGTTTTTACCCCCCTCAGTAGCGCGATTTTATTAGCCATGGCCTGCATTCATCAGGCCCAAGCCATGTCTCTGACGGAGGCGATTCAAAGCACGCTGGACAACCACCCGGAACTGCGCGCGAGCCAGAACAACCGTCTGTCGGCTGATGAGGACGTCAAGGTCGCCAAAGGGGGCTTCTATCCATCGCTGGACCTGAATGCTGCCTATGGCCGTGGCTACAGCGACAACACCACCACGCGCGCGTTGGGCAACCATCACACCGAGACGTTGACCTATACCCAGTCGGAGTTGCGCCTGCGGCAAATGCTCTTCGACGGCTTCAATACCGCCAACGAAGTCGGGCGGACCCAGTCGGTCTCCAACTCGCGGGCCTACTACACCCGCGGTACCGCCGAGAGCCTAGCCCTGCGCACCATCGAGGTGTACCTGGAAGTGCTCAAGCGCCGCGAACTGGTGACCCTGGCCAAGAACAACCTGCAGGCGCACCTGCGGGTCAACGACCAGATCGGCCTGCGCAGCGAACGTGGCGTCGGCAGCACCGCCGACCTCGACCAGTCCAAGGCCCGTCGCGCCCTGGCGGAAAACAACTACGACACGGCGCAGGTCGACCTGGCCGACGCCGAGGCCAACTTCTTCAGCGCCGTGGGCCGTATGCCCGACGAACTGGAAAGCCTGCCTTCGGTGCGCGGCGAGATCCCCGCCAGCCTGCCGGATGCCCGGCAGAGCATGCTGGAGAACAACCCCTACCTGAAATCGGCCCAGGCCGACGTGCAAGCGGCCGAGAGCCAGTACGAAGTCGCCAAGTCGCCGTTCTACCCACGCTTCGATGCCGAGGCCGCGGTGGGCGCCAACGACAACGTGCAGGGCGACAAGGGCCACGACAATGAATGGCGAGTGGGCGTGGTGATGAACTACAACCTGTTCCGCGGCGGCAGCGACAAGGCCCGCCTGCAATCGGACGCGCACAAGATCAACCAGGCCATGGACATCCGCAACAACGCGCTGCGCATGCTCAACGAGAACATCACCCTGGCCTGGAACGCCATGCTCAACGCCAAGAAGCAGACCCCCACCGCTCGCGAATACGCTGAAACCACCACCCGCGTACGGGCCGCTTACCAGGACCAGTTCGGTCTCGGCCAGCGCACCCTGCTCGACCTGCTGGACAGCGAAAACGAGCTGTACAACGCCAACCGACGCTACACCGAGGTGCGTTACACCGAGGAGTTTTCGATGTATCGCGTGCTGGCGAACATGGGCGAGTTGTTGAACAAGGAAAAAGTCGTGGTACCAGCCGAAGCGATCGCCCAGACCGAAGTGAAGAGCGAAGCCCGTCTGCCTGAGATGCGTTAA
- a CDS encoding retention module-containing protein has product MARLIGVVSKVIGQVVAVAADGSRRVLVEGDRLFAGDQLVTGAQGAVAVHLQNGQELTLGRDSSLQLTPQLLANQAPHVQAPEVLAPSEAQLTDVEQLQKAIAAGADPTQTGEATAAGPGTTGGTAGALGGGHTFVLLEEVAGRVEPIIGFPTAGFNGIPEFVPERIAAVPPSDDGGIAPPPPPNNPVTLGGLSVANGELTLSEANLPQGSASNPAALVQNGTFSVSAPDGLLSLSVGGIAVVSGGVAASFPQSITTALGNTLTITGFDPATGTVSYSYTLVGNEIHSAADGANNLSEHFSVVASDSNGDSASNSLDINITDDVPQAFNDSNGVASESQLTLSGNVLTNDVQGADRVPSGPITAGTFNGTYGTLVLAADGTYTYTVHTSDPAFLALQGGGNGTDSFTYTLTDADGDSSTANLVLQVHNNDDTVVIQGLNAEGGEVTVYEKNLTDGSSPDAGALTQSGTFTVTALDGLQTLTVGGINLVTGGVAAGFPQSATTALGNTLTITGYNAATGVISYSYTLADNEAHPTANGANSLSEHFNVVATDADGSTASGSLDVNVVDDLPTAVDDSNGVASESQLVLSGNVLTNDVQGADRVPTGPVTAGTFTGTYGTLVLAADGTYTYTLNTADADFKALQGNGSATETFAYTITDADGDSSTANLVLNIHNNDDGVTLDGLDTNGGELTVYEKNLADGSSPDAGALTQSGTFTVTALDGLQTLTVGGINVVTGGVAAGFPQSVTTALGNTLTITGYNAATGVISYSYTLTDNEDHPTANGANSLSEHFNVVATDADGSTASGSLDVNVVDDLPTAVNDSNGVASESQLVLSGNVLTNDVQGADRVPTGPVTAGTFTGTYGTLVLAADGTYTYTLNTADADFKALQGNGSATETFAYTITDADGDPSTANLVLNVHNNDDCVTLHCLDIEGGELTVYEKHLSDGTSPNAPALTQSGFFLVNAPDGLQTLTVGGINVVTGGVAASFPQSILTALGNVLTITGYDASIGVVAYSYTLLDNESHPTGLGANSIAEHFNVFASDGDGSSASGVLDVNIVDDLPTAHPDVVMADEGTTLSGNVLGNDIGGADGPAITGAVVGVRAGSDTSTSAIGGLNTTINGLYGTLTLDAFGNATYHSNPNSVTAPDSEDVFVYTVRDADGDESTTTITIQICGNELRAVTDQDITVFEKALDLSKDGQDLASGTVTGSDPGNTGETATGTLVGSVTGGSGAITYTLVGSATGTYGQILLNPDGTYRYTLTSAPKTSPNANDGPNVLSESFTYKATDAVGNTTTSTIQISIVDDVPQAVASERAVTALEVDSNLLLVIDVSGSMADPSGVPGLSRLELAKQAISTLLDKYDDMGDVKVQIVTFSSSATDKTPIWVDVATAKSIIASLTAGGGTNYDAAVAVAKLAFVTSGQISGAQNVGYFFSDGKPTDGQEIGTADETAWKAFLDANGIKNYAIGLGSGVSNSNLDPLAYDGSTHIDTNAVVVTDLNQLDSVLAGTVQGTPVTGSLLGEGGSFGADGGFIKTLVVDGTTYTYDPNGNSNQGSLSFSGGVNHGTFNTLDNSLSIATNNGGTLVVKLDTGDYTYTSQKVTSVVLTETVGFTASDNDGDLASSTLVVKVNPNAAPVAGDDHIITNILSGTIVVPADALLANDSDANGDPLTAAPTSFNTGWLSPGADFTAGSLQTIGFTGGSSQTLTIARASFNANTAAMTAAVVISGFLGSINNGNDNDEDVISVNLKQGETLNLDHNLTAGRVGMEYAFNGGAYTAIADGGSFTAGADGTYQIHITNLTNPSGGNANGSENYQLTMTVNYAGGQESTPDYHGTYTASDSHGGSDSAAVSISYQDGHTLTGTAGDDVLLAGSGDNLINAGDGNDVLVAGSGNNTLHGDAGNDLLFGGPGNDLLNGGTGNDTASYAHASAGVTVDLSLLGAQNTGGAGTDTLTAIENLVGSNYNDTLTGDSNANIITGGLGNDVLNGGGGDDLLIGGMGNNTLTGGSGSDTFQWQQGNSGHDLVTDFTPGIDKLDLSQLLQGESASSASLDDYLHFTVTGSGPSLITSIDVSAAAGASPTQTIDLAGVNLAEHYGVTPGAGGVIAGGADTATIINGMLNDHSLKVDTV; this is encoded by the coding sequence ATGGCTAGGTTAATCGGTGTCGTCAGTAAGGTAATCGGGCAGGTGGTAGCGGTAGCGGCGGATGGCAGCCGGCGCGTTCTGGTAGAAGGCGATCGTCTGTTTGCGGGGGATCAACTGGTGACCGGTGCGCAGGGCGCGGTAGCCGTGCATCTGCAGAACGGCCAGGAACTGACCCTCGGGCGCGACAGCAGCCTGCAATTGACCCCGCAACTGCTGGCGAACCAGGCGCCCCATGTGCAGGCTCCTGAAGTCTTGGCCCCCAGCGAGGCGCAACTGACCGATGTCGAGCAACTGCAGAAAGCCATCGCTGCCGGCGCCGACCCGACGCAGACTGGCGAAGCCACCGCGGCCGGCCCCGGTACTACGGGTGGCACCGCTGGCGCCCTGGGTGGCGGGCATACCTTTGTACTGCTTGAAGAAGTCGCGGGTCGGGTCGAGCCGATCATTGGTTTCCCCACCGCGGGCTTCAATGGCATTCCCGAGTTCGTGCCTGAGCGGATTGCCGCGGTACCGCCTAGCGACGACGGCGGTATCGCGCCGCCACCGCCACCGAACAATCCGGTCACCCTGGGCGGCCTGTCGGTCGCCAATGGCGAGTTGACCCTCAGCGAAGCCAATCTGCCCCAAGGCTCGGCGAGCAATCCTGCGGCGCTGGTGCAGAACGGTACCTTCAGTGTCTCCGCCCCCGACGGGCTGCTCAGCCTCAGCGTGGGCGGGATCGCCGTGGTCAGTGGCGGGGTGGCCGCCAGCTTCCCGCAGTCGATCACCACCGCCCTCGGCAACACCCTGACCATCACCGGTTTCGATCCTGCCACGGGTACGGTCAGCTACAGCTACACCCTGGTCGGCAACGAAATCCATTCCGCCGCCGACGGTGCCAACAACCTGAGCGAACATTTCAGCGTGGTCGCCAGCGACAGTAATGGCGATTCGGCGAGCAACTCGCTGGATATCAACATCACCGACGATGTGCCCCAGGCGTTCAACGACAGCAATGGCGTCGCCTCGGAAAGCCAACTGACCCTGAGCGGCAATGTCCTGACCAACGATGTGCAAGGCGCCGACCGGGTGCCCAGCGGACCGATCACTGCCGGCACCTTCAACGGCACCTACGGCACCCTGGTGCTGGCCGCCGACGGTACCTATACCTACACCGTGCATACCAGCGATCCGGCGTTCCTCGCGCTTCAGGGCGGCGGCAACGGTACGGACAGCTTCACCTATACCCTGACCGATGCCGACGGCGACAGCAGCACCGCCAACCTGGTGTTGCAGGTGCACAACAACGACGACACGGTGGTGATTCAGGGCCTCAATGCCGAAGGCGGCGAAGTCACGGTCTACGAGAAGAACCTGACGGATGGCAGCAGCCCGGATGCGGGCGCGTTGACCCAAAGCGGCACCTTCACCGTGACCGCGCTGGACGGCCTGCAGACCCTGACGGTCGGCGGGATCAACCTGGTGACGGGCGGGGTGGCCGCAGGCTTCCCGCAATCGGCGACCACGGCCTTGGGCAACACCTTGACCATCACGGGCTATAACGCCGCCACCGGGGTGATCAGCTACAGCTACACCCTGGCCGACAATGAGGCCCACCCGACGGCCAATGGCGCCAACAGCCTCAGCGAACACTTCAATGTGGTGGCGACCGATGCCGATGGCAGCACCGCCAGCGGTTCGCTGGATGTGAATGTGGTGGACGACCTGCCAACGGCAGTCGATGACAGCAATGGCGTGGCCTCGGAAAGCCAACTGGTGCTCAGCGGCAATGTGTTGACCAACGACGTGCAGGGCGCTGACCGCGTACCCACTGGCCCAGTGACCGCCGGTACCTTCACCGGTACCTATGGCACCCTCGTCCTCGCAGCCGATGGCACTTACACCTACACCCTCAACACCGCGGACGCCGACTTCAAGGCTTTGCAGGGCAATGGCAGCGCTACCGAGACCTTTGCCTACACCATTACCGACGCCGACGGCGACTCGAGCACCGCCAACCTGGTGCTGAACATCCATAACAACGACGACGGCGTGACCCTCGATGGCCTGGATACCAACGGCGGCGAACTGACGGTCTACGAGAAAAACCTGGCGGACGGCAGCAGCCCGGATGCGGGCGCGTTGACCCAAAGCGGCACCTTCACCGTGACTGCGCTGGATGGCCTGCAGACCTTGACGGTCGGCGGGATCAACGTGGTGACGGGCGGGGTGGCTGCAGGCTTCCCGCAATCGGTGACCACGGCCTTGGGCAATACCCTGACCATCACAGGCTACAACGCTGCCACCGGGGTGATCAGCTACAGCTACACCCTGACGGACAACGAGGATCACCCAACCGCCAATGGCGCCAACAGTCTCAGCGAACACTTCAATGTGGTGGCGACCGATGCCGATGGCAGTACCGCCAGCGGTTCGCTGGATGTGAATGTGGTGGACGACCTGCCAACGGCGGTCAATGACAGCAATGGCGTGGCCTCGGAAAGCCAGCTGGTGCTCAGCGGCAATGTGTTGACCAACGATGTGCAGGGCGCTGACCGCGTACCCACTGGCCCAGTGACCGCCGGTACCTTCACCGGTACCTATGGCACCCTGGTCCTCGCAGCCGATGGCACTTACACCTACACCCTCAACACCGCGGACGCCGACTTCAAGGCCTTGCAGGGCAATGGCAGCGCTACCGAGACCTTCGCCTACACCATCACCGACGCCGATGGAGACCCGAGCACCGCCAACCTAGTGCTGAACGTCCATAACAACGACGACTGCGTGACCCTGCACTGCCTGGATATCGAGGGCGGCGAGTTGACGGTCTACGAGAAGCACCTCAGCGATGGCACCAGCCCCAACGCCCCGGCCTTGACCCAGAGCGGCTTCTTCCTGGTCAACGCACCGGACGGCCTGCAAACCCTGACGGTGGGCGGGATCAACGTGGTAACGGGCGGAGTGGCCGCGAGCTTCCCGCAATCGATCCTGACGGCCTTGGGTAACGTGCTGACCATTACCGGCTACGACGCTAGCATCGGTGTCGTCGCCTACAGCTACACCCTGCTCGACAATGAAAGCCATCCGACGGGGCTGGGGGCCAACAGCATCGCCGAGCATTTCAATGTGTTCGCCAGCGATGGCGATGGCAGCAGCGCCTCTGGGGTGCTGGATGTGAATATCGTCGATGACCTGCCCACCGCTCACCCTGATGTGGTGATGGCCGACGAAGGCACGACCCTCAGCGGCAACGTGCTGGGTAACGACATTGGTGGCGCCGATGGCCCGGCAATCACTGGCGCGGTGGTCGGCGTGCGTGCCGGCAGCGACACCTCGACCTCGGCCATTGGCGGCTTGAACACTACCATCAACGGCCTGTATGGCACGCTGACCCTGGACGCCTTCGGCAACGCGACCTATCACAGCAATCCGAACTCGGTCACCGCTCCCGATTCAGAGGATGTGTTCGTCTACACCGTGCGTGACGCGGACGGCGATGAAAGCACCACCACCATCACCATCCAGATCTGCGGCAACGAACTCAGGGCGGTCACCGACCAGGACATTACTGTCTTCGAAAAGGCCCTGGACCTGAGCAAGGACGGCCAGGACCTGGCGTCCGGTACGGTGACCGGCAGTGACCCGGGCAATACCGGCGAAACCGCCACCGGCACCCTGGTCGGCTCGGTCACCGGCGGCAGCGGTGCGATTACCTACACCCTGGTCGGCAGCGCCACCGGTACTTACGGGCAGATCCTGCTCAACCCCGACGGCACCTACCGCTACACCCTGACCTCGGCGCCGAAAACCTCGCCGAACGCCAACGACGGCCCGAACGTGCTGAGCGAAAGCTTCACCTACAAGGCTACTGACGCGGTGGGCAATACCACCACCAGCACCATCCAGATCAGCATCGTCGACGATGTGCCCCAGGCGGTCGCCAGCGAGCGGGCGGTCACTGCGCTGGAGGTCGATTCCAACCTGCTGCTGGTGATCGACGTATCCGGCAGCATGGCCGACCCGTCGGGCGTCCCCGGCCTGTCGCGCCTGGAACTGGCCAAGCAGGCGATCAGCACCTTGCTCGACAAGTACGACGACATGGGCGATGTGAAGGTGCAGATCGTCACCTTCAGCAGCAGCGCCACGGACAAGACGCCGATCTGGGTCGATGTGGCGACGGCCAAGTCGATCATCGCCTCCCTGACCGCGGGCGGCGGCACCAACTACGATGCGGCCGTGGCCGTGGCGAAGCTGGCGTTTGTCACCAGTGGCCAGATCAGCGGGGCGCAGAACGTCGGTTATTTCTTCTCCGACGGCAAGCCCACCGATGGCCAGGAGATCGGCACCGCCGACGAGACCGCCTGGAAAGCCTTCCTCGACGCCAATGGCATCAAGAACTATGCAATCGGCCTGGGCAGCGGTGTCAGCAACAGCAACCTCGACCCGCTGGCCTATGACGGCAGTACCCACATCGATACCAATGCCGTGGTGGTCACCGACCTGAACCAGCTCGACTCGGTGCTGGCCGGTACGGTACAGGGCACCCCGGTCACCGGCAGCCTGCTCGGCGAAGGTGGCTCGTTCGGCGCCGACGGCGGTTTCATCAAGACCCTGGTGGTTGATGGCACCACCTACACCTATGACCCCAACGGCAATAGCAACCAGGGCTCGCTAAGCTTCAGCGGCGGGGTCAACCACGGCACCTTCAATACCCTGGACAACAGCCTCAGCATCGCCACCAACAACGGCGGCACACTGGTGGTGAAACTCGACACCGGCGATTACACCTACACCTCGCAGAAAGTCACCAGCGTGGTGCTGACCGAGACAGTCGGCTTCACCGCCAGCGATAACGACGGCGACCTGGCCAGCTCGACCCTGGTGGTCAAGGTCAATCCGAACGCGGCGCCGGTGGCGGGCGACGACCACATCATCACCAACATTCTGTCGGGTACTATCGTGGTGCCGGCCGATGCCCTGCTGGCCAACGACAGTGATGCCAACGGCGATCCGCTGACGGCCGCGCCGACCAGTTTCAACACCGGCTGGCTGTCCCCAGGGGCGGACTTTACCGCCGGCAGCCTGCAGACCATCGGCTTCACCGGAGGGTCCAGCCAGACCCTGACCATCGCCCGGGCCTCGTTCAACGCCAATACGGCGGCGATGACGGCCGCGGTGGTGATCAGCGGCTTCCTGGGCAGCATCAACAACGGCAATGACAACGACGAGGATGTGATCAGCGTCAACCTGAAGCAGGGCGAGACCCTGAACCTGGATCACAACCTGACGGCGGGCCGGGTGGGCATGGAGTACGCCTTCAATGGCGGGGCCTACACCGCGATTGCCGACGGTGGCTCGTTCACCGCGGGGGCGGACGGCACCTACCAGATCCACATCACCAACCTGACCAACCCCAGCGGCGGCAACGCCAATGGTTCGGAAAACTACCAGCTGACCATGACCGTCAACTACGCGGGCGGCCAGGAATCCACGCCGGATTACCACGGCACTTACACCGCCAGCGACAGCCATGGCGGCAGCGACAGCGCGGCGGTGAGCATCAGCTATCAGGACGGCCATACCCTGACCGGTACTGCTGGCGACGATGTGCTGCTGGCCGGCAGTGGCGATAACCTGATCAATGCCGGCGACGGCAACGACGTGCTCGTCGCCGGCAGCGGCAACAACACCTTGCACGGCGACGCGGGTAACGACCTGCTGTTCGGCGGTCCGGGCAACGACCTGCTCAACGGCGGCACGGGCAACGACACCGCCAGCTACGCCCATGCCAGCGCCGGGGTCACGGTCGACCTCTCGCTGCTCGGTGCGCAGAACACCGGTGGCGCCGGGACCGATACCCTGACCGCCATCGAAAACCTGGTGGGCTCCAACTACAACGACACCCTGACCGGCGACAGCAACGCCAACATCATCACCGGCGGCCTGGGCAACGATGTGCTCAACGGCGGTGGCGGCGACGACCTGTTGATCGGCGGGATGGGCAACAACACCCTGACCGGTGGCAGCGGCAGCGACACCTTCCAGTGGCAGCAGGGCAACAGCGGGCATGACCTGGTCACCGACTTCACGCCGGGTATCGACAAACTCGACCTGTCGCAACTGTTGCAGGGCGAGAGCGCCAGCAGCGCATCGCTGGATGATTACCTGCACTTCACGGTCACTGGCAGCGGTCCGTCACTGATCACCAGTATCGACGTCAGCGCGGCGGCGGGGGCCTCGCCGACCCAGACCATCGATCTGGCCGGGGTCAACCTGGCGGAGCACTACGGGGTGACGCCGGGCGCGGGCGGAGTGATCGCGGGTGGCGCGGATACCGCGACCATCATCAACGGCATGCTCAACGACCATTCGTTGAAGGTCGATACCGTCTGA